The Toxotes jaculatrix isolate fToxJac2 chromosome 6, fToxJac2.pri, whole genome shotgun sequence genomic interval TGGCAGCCCCAGATGGCAAACAGAGAACAAGCAATACCCTATCTACCTGAGCAAACAACTATGTAGGAGACTGGGGAAGCTGTATGTATTTAAGCCTGAATGTAGCAGGAATACATTTCAGTACAGAGATTAAAATTTTCTACAGTGCATAATAAGCTTCAGACCCATAGTTTCCTATGTTTGAGCTTTCCttaaacaaacagtaaatccTTTACAAGGAAGCATCTCACAACCTGTGAATCACAATGGCCTGactaaaactgtatttttaaaaggAGGGCCCTCTGGAGTGAGTTAGTCATAAAATACTCTTAGTGAGTTGAACCTCAGGATTTTCACCACTGGGAGAAACTGTGCTCAGCTTTGCATTGCCCATGACAGCTTTGGATAAAATATGTATAATCTTGAACTGACCAGCACCGTGTGGTTCATCCTATTACCTTTTATCTTACCTGCAATCTCTAAAATAGTATAATCACCCTTGTTTTTCTGGTTTCTGTCCCAGGAAAGCCTACCGTACCCTCGGCTTGTTCTGGGCTGGCTCTTTGTGTGCCAACATGAGTGTGTTCATTGCCGGGATAGTGGCAGGTGAGCCTCATTGTCTATTCCCCATCTACCATTCCCGTGATGACAAGCTTTAATCAAGTAAACATCTGCACTGCCGTGTACCATCAGTGTCACGGCTCAGCTTGCCAACAAAACACGCACAGCCCCGTCACAACCCacagaacaaagcagaaaacagtcTTAAAGCATCTGTTGGTGGCTTTTCAAAGTGCATGCAAAAGTGTCACAAGATCAAACTTGTCTCCAGGCAACGTGTTGTGCTCTCTGTTGTGTTATCAtagacatactgtactgtatgccTTTGCCCTGCGAAGGTTTTAATAGGATGTTTAATTGATGAATTACACAGAGATGTTTACAGTGTATCCTTGTATTATTGAGCACaaactctttttctttctggtaGGTAAATATGGGTCAGAGATCCGCCCAGCTTTCTGGCTcaactttctcttcctcttgatGCCTGTATGGGGAGCTATCACACTATTCACAAGGCCCAAGGACAGACCGCTAATTGGTGGATACAATGTAAGTCCAGTGCATGGATGGTTCTGGATAACCTGGATATGAATGTGGAATAGCTTTATAAAAGCTGGTGTTTGCTGAATGTGTTAAATCTTTGTAATATATATTCCAGTGATTCAGACCTTTTATTACCAGATTACTGTTACATTGTGGTCTTAATTTAGCCTCAGTCCATCATGGTCTTGATTGAGACTAGAATTAGCGTGTTCTGAAACATATCTTGGACTTAAGGCAGCTatcatcagcattttttttatattgatgATGGATCACATGCCTGCTTTTTTGCAAAAGGGATCAGCTCTGCAGTTGCATCACTGTGGCCTTCATGTGCAGCAAGAatctttttttccagccaaaaaaaaagaaaaagctctgataaacaaGCACCAAatagcatttagcagctaaagagacagatatttctctcaggagttggagaaaagcaaaacatagCTAAAACAAGAGTTAATATTAGACTTACATTTGTCAGGTGGACATAAATACGACtacaaataaatgctaatgttgctccatccACTCACCATACCTGCTTAAATGCTGaattatgtcagtgttgtgtttatagcTTGCTTCTGGTTCTCCTTTGTGGTTAAAAGTCGATTCATGCAGGTTTAATTACCATGAAAATATGAAGAgtgaacacacattcattcattcccctCTGTGGAAACACTGGTCTCATTAAAGTGAGAGTATGCTATGAAACCATGACCTTGACTAACCAAAACTACACCGTACATTGTGTTGACATCTCCCCACAGGCCCAGCATGCTCAGAGCATGAAACTGATCTGGAGGCCCTTGGACCTGATCCTGGTGGTGCTCCTGTTAGCTGCCATGGCCTTCACCATCCTCAGAGGCTTGGTGAGTGTACATCACATTCAAGTCATGGACAGAATTTAGGAAAGGGCTGTAACGGTCGTGTAAAAGTCATGTTGGTCATGCAGAGAGGTTTGTCCAGGGAGTGTCGAGGAGTCACACACACGATGTATTACTTTAGCTTTTACAAGCAATACACTCAACTAATTGACCCACATGGGAatgttatgtgtttattttctaaGAAAGATTTGGGTTTAAAGCCTTGGACAACGATGTGTGAATAGCGTACTGTATTTTAACATAATTACTATGCTACTGTTTCATATTCCAACAGGTCATTTAAAAGAATACTTTGAGACTTTGGGAAACATTCTCGTTTGCTTTCTTGGAAAGAGTTGGATAAGAAGATTGATAcctctttcatgtctttatggTAAATGAAGCTACTTCCAGCAGCCGGTTAGCTTATCTGAGCACAGAACCCTGGCTGTAGCTTCGGATTTACTGGACAAGTGTAAGACTGGTATCGACCTCCTCGTCTAACTCTCAGCAGGAAAGCAAAGCTATTCCCAAAAATTTCAAACAATTCCTTAAACCACATTTagtgtctctttttttaaattcagactGTGTGCTTGTGAAATATTCAGTCCTATGCCAATCTGCAGttgtagtttgtggtgttgtCTAACTCTATTATATAgtgaggtgtttctgttattttgtccaccccctGTAGGTGGTTCTGGACTCTCCACTAGAAGCCTGCTCTGTCTATCTGAGAAACTATGAACCTTACCTGAAAGATCCCGTGGCCTACCCCAGAGTCATGGtgggtgctttttttttttttctttcaaattcaATAAGCTTTATTGTCATGACAGGTCAGACACCTATAATGCCAAAGCAGTACAGAAAATTATTAACACTGACAGAGgattaacaataaataaacaataacatgCAAATATCAACCATCATATCAAATACCAAATGAGAAATTACaatcaaattaaatataaaaataattattatattcAGTCAAACCCATGACCATACAGGAGGAGTGAGTCTAGTCGATAAAATAACATGGGCAGCTGTAATAATCACTCAGAAATATTTACAGAGCTTCTTACTGTTCTTGTACAACACcacatatatataatatacaagTATATTTTGCAGCTAATACTGCACACTGACGTTTCTCCGCAAATAGAAAGGGcggttttattttctttctatctccacactcagcctctctgtctccaccagCAACACGTAAAAGCTCCTCTCCAGCCTGTTTTAAATAACCAGCCACATAATGAACCTCTGCTTTCATGGCTATCACTCTGGGTGTGCGGGAAGCTTGGCCTTATCTCCTCCACTCTTTGAGCTCGCAGCTGATTACAGAGCCATTTTTCATCATTACAGCAACAATAAGTGTGGGTTTAGAGGCCAGTgcatgtttgtctctctctttcatttgcttAAGATGGATAACAGATTATTACTGTGACTGGCGGTGGGTctgctttcctttttattttctccctctgaCCCTACGCTACTGTGgattctgttgtgttttgttcgGCAAACACAGCTTTGTCAATAGGTTATCCAAAGACCTTGTGAGGGTGGCAGCCCAGGCACAATTGTGAGTCATTGATCAGACGGACGAACTGCATGCTGAGAACTTGATAAGCTAATCCCTCGCCCAAAGCCCCCCATCAGCGTCTCGCTGGGTgggaggagggtgtgtgtgcagcatgtgaAAGTATGTCTCGGTTGCCTTtgcaaatctgtgtgtgtgtgcgtgtgtgtgtgcaaagacaTGAAATGATGTTGGGTTTGTTGCACAGGGTTACACTGTTTCTGCAGTGACTGACCTCTTTAtccagtgatgatgatggacgATATGTGACAGATTTCTGTGGCAGCACTAAAAAGACATTATAACAAAAGACTGAAGGGCATATATGATTGGGTTTCAGGCCCTGAGCTGAACTCATTAGAATTCATCTAGACCTCAAATGGGGAATGAAAAGAAACTGTTCAGTGGTATAATTTGAGGGTTTTATAAAGTGGGTAACTGGCTTTCATGCACCAAATATTTTAAGTTGAAGGTCAAGACAGTCTCTGTAATGACCCTTGTGTGGAAGCAGTAATTTGTGCTGAAGGTGCAAATTTGTGTTTTAGAGAGTGCGGAGCTAGGAAGTAGAAAAGTACTTAAGCGCTGCACTTTAGAACAATTTTGAGATAGGGAGAGTTTCTCATTTTGTTAGGGTTCATTTTGCTTCTTTACCTTTCAGAGGGGAGTGTTGTACTTTTTACCACATCTAATGGCTCAAGGTTTGTTTAAAGTCATAATATGATGCGCTGTCAGTTGGAGGCAGGAACACTTGGACCATGTGCAACatcaaaatactgtaaaaatagTGGTTTAATGCTCTAGCAGGAACAAATCTGAGCCCATTTACTTTTGGTACTTACCTACACTTCCACTGCATACTACAATacttgttattttttattgtaattttgcTGCAAATCTCGAGTATTGTTCTACTTTGGTAGTGCTACTTTTATGCAGCATGTTAAATAGGGTACCTGTGGTGGTATTTTGAGCATTAAGCAGCCCTCCTCTGTATTCAGTGTAAGTAGGCGAAGTGCAGTGTAGGCCAAAGGAGAATGAGGATGTACTGTATTAATTGTCTGCTGGAGTGCTGGTCATGGCCCAACAGCATAGACTGACAGTGATGGAGGGGAAAACCTAAACTATAATATATTCATTAACAAACTCACCTATGTCAAAATGGAACCACAGAATTTATGCATTCTGGAAAATACAGATCCAAGTCAAAATgcggaagaaaaaaaaactttttcttcagttttacaaaaaaatcgTGGGTGAATAATGGTGTCGCATTCCTTTGTACAGATGCTGCACTTGTTCTTCTATGGACTACCCCTGTTGGGTGCGTTTGTTTACGGTCTCCTCAAGCCCGGGTGCACATGGATGTCAGACTGGACGGTGTTCTTAGCTGGAGCCATGATTCAGGTAACGCCACGAAGACAAACTGTGAATCTGATTCTGAACACATAGATAGGATAGATGGAATACAAGTGTTGCATACTGAAGCGTGTTGCACTGACACGTTGCTCCATTGCATTAACTTGTTGCGACAATGACTGGCCTCAGATTGATTAAAGTATTCATCAACATCTTCAGCACATTGAGGTCTGACACGCGTCACTGAAATTAAACTCCTTGTCGTGAGCTCTCATCCTGTTGATAATTACCTGGACCAGATATATTATATTGAAGCATATTTTCCGTAATAAACAAGCTGATGGTGCTCTGTCTCCTTATTGATCCGACAGAAAGATTGGAACCATGATGAGACAAAGTCCTTGATTAAAGTCTTTTGTTCTGTTGTATAAAACGCTGCAGACTCTGCCCTCCCCGTCTACTAAATTGCCCACTTTTTAAGTCGGTACATCATCTTCATAGCGGTTTATCACCTCCTTTAGAGATCATTTTCTGTATATTGCTAACAGCAGATTAATaactgctgggaaaaaaaatattttttttcttccaagtTAGTCCTCCAGAGTGTTTGCGTAAAGaaacattaacacattaaatGACCTGCTATTAATGtgaacatagaaaaaaaaactgacaacaaTGGAAGCACAATTTGCATTATTCATTTACGACAATGCAGTCTAACCTCTTACACTGTGTCTCCTTCCAGTGCCAGTGGGCCCATATCGGAGGGTCCCTCCATCCTCGTACCACAGCTCCATTTCGTATCCCAAATGATACTTTCTGGTGTGTGCTGGCAGTTAACTTGCTCTACGCTGCCACTCCCATCCTGTTGGCCCTGCGGGTCCATAGTAACCCCTATTTCTTCCTGAAGATCGCCCCCTTCCCCGGGCAAACAGGTTTGCCAAACAGTGAGGAGAAAGACACCAAGTACAAAGACAAATAGTAATTCTCCATCTTCTCTGATCTGATTTATTTGATTACTTATCTGATGATTCATGAGGGGCGGTTGTATTTTAAATGCCATATTTCAAAATGCCAAAATACAAGATTATTTTGCTCAGTATTGTTGGATTTAGTGGTTATTTATTATGTTAACATGCTGCTgctagcatttagctcaaagtgcTGCTGTGCCTAAGATTGCCCTCACAGATCTGCTAGCATGACTGTAGACTCTTGTGTCATAGTTCATAGAACCTATTCACTATTCTTTTCAGCCAATGACTGCGAGAAAATGAGATGAATGAACATTAAAGCACATTAAGTTATTGGACCTTTCCATTATCTTGTGTCATAAAAGAAACATCATCAAGACTAACTGAAGATCTCTTAAAGTATCTATAGCAGCTTATAATGCGCACTAATCAGTgaaagtgcacacacagcagaagaCAATCAGCGTAATCTAAGAGTAAATAAGTTTCCAGCCTGTAAAGTCAAGGTTAGTGCTCAAAATTCAGTCAGTAATATATTACAACCACTCTGCTCTGTATGCAAAGAGGCTTCAGCTTTCTCACTCTTTGCAAGTGAAGCAGCCGTTTCGCAGGAAATATGTAAAACATCCAACCTGACATGGGAACCACTTTAATTAGGATTTATATTTTAGGCACACAAGTTTTCCCCTTCACACTTGTTCACACCTCTGTGTAGATCTGTTCTGTTCCTCGAGATAAAAGCTGAAGCACATGGCTGATTTTGCACTTTGCTAGGCAGCAGTGGCTGGATGTATGGCATACTGGCATGAAGGAAATCCTGCAGCCATTTACAGTATGAATAAGTCCAGAGGACATTTAATAACCTGAACAGTCTTAAGGGGGAGGGGGCTGATGAAAATACTGCAAAGCATTTTCAGCGCATTCAACCCTGTAAGAAAGCGTATGGCAGTTTCTGTTGCTGAAGTTTTCGAACACACATGGAGCATGACTAAACGTGAGAAACTGGATGTGAATCTTTATATTCGCCGGCACCAAACTGCTTCAAACAACCCAGTGAATGGCATAACGAGGCTATTTTTCTCAGCGTGTGTGTAGTCgtggcagagaggagacagcTACTGCCATAATGGCAGAATATGTTGTCTATAAAAAATGcagttgtgtgtttattcattaaaaaaaaaacaactctacAGTATGTCGATGATATAACTGGAGCGTTAAGAATAGGACTTTAATGACATTATTCGCCAAGCTGATTTATTACTGCAGTTTTTATTGACTCCTGGCTGCATCTGCAGGTTGGTTGCATCTTTCTCCAAATTTGTTTATAAACCAGCAGCAACATATTGACTTTGACAGTAGGTTAAGTTTTTTTCAAGTGGAGTACTTGGAGATGTCCACGTGTCAGCccacacacatgtaaaatagACATTGTGGGGTTCTTGGTAGTGTGAAGTGGGGGGGCAGCAGAAGGCAACGTGTGCTTCTCTTGTCACTCAGTCACTCTGGTCAACCCACAGCGCTGCTGTCTGCTGCCAGCTTATCTCTGTTTTAAAAAGACAGCTTTTCTTTCTCGGTCTAAGTAGGAAAACAAGACGTGCCTCTGCCGTTCTGCACTCTGTCTGATCCTCTGTGCCCAAATTGTGAGCATTTCATCCCTTCTCTTCTTACATCCCTTGatcctctttgtttcttttccgctgagtgatgctgctgtgtgCCTGCTCAGTGTGGGTGGCCCTGCAAACAGCCTTGCCGCTGCTCTCGTCATTGTCTTTTAAAAAGACctaaaaaaacccaaaagacttctgtttttgtttgccttGACAAACACACTTAAATGACCACCTGTCATGGTTTTGAGCTTCAGTCTGctcattcatcctttcattcattcactccaCTTGTTTGTGCGTACATGCTCTAATTCTGCCCTCATTTCAGACCTGCCTGCCTTTCCTGCCAGTAGAATCACCTATAACCTGCTCCTCCCCACTCACCTGTTCACCCATTAGCCATTCCCTCATTAGCACCTTAGTATATATACTGGTCTGTTTCCACTTGCTGTCTGCCAGATTATTATCAGATTTTTATCAGATCAGCCAGatattccttccttccttcaccCTTTGTGCTTCTTTTGCCTGCTTGGATTTTTGTatccttgctttttttttttcttcctaaatAAAGACTCTACGTTTACATCTGCCTCCTGAGTCATGCTCTTTGGTGCCTTTTCTGAGAACCGTGACAGTACCAGGCTGAGAGGTTTTTCTCGAATTTAATTAGAAGAAAGACTGTTGAGACCATTATCAATGCCGTAAGGACTATTCTCAGTATGAAAGGCAAAACACTGACGAAAAAGCAAATTTTCAGCACACCATGTAATGTCATTACATAATTGACAAATACAGTATCCATGTGCCAAACCTTTTCAGGAATATGATGCTTTGGATGCAGTTCAGTCCTTCAAATGAACACAGTGTTTTCTTGACAGAGATAAAAGGGGTTATTTATGTGGTTAGATAAAgcttttta includes:
- the tm6sf2 gene encoding transmembrane 6 superfamily member 2 codes for the protein METFVFLFSFSALGILYAMNTIPEFQEPYVILEIGVAVLVFVFLFYFLITRGNPPKDILFFVFAVFSFTCVIDLTSALEYDGIISGFMEFYQKTGEPYLGTAYAIMMCYWDGIAHFIMYLMMISRITDRKAYRTLGLFWAGSLCANMSVFIAGIVAGKYGSEIRPAFWLNFLFLLMPVWGAITLFTRPKDRPLIGGYNAQHAQSMKLIWRPLDLILVVLLLAAMAFTILRGLVVLDSPLEACSVYLRNYEPYLKDPVAYPRVMMLHLFFYGLPLLGAFVYGLLKPGCTWMSDWTVFLAGAMIQCQWAHIGGSLHPRTTAPFRIPNDTFWCVLAVNLLYAATPILLALRVHSNPYFFLKIAPFPGQTGLPNSEEKDTKYKDK